Genomic window (Enterobacteriaceae bacterium 4M9):
CCTGGGCGACATGCGCCAGGCGTAGTACGCTTGCCGGGCCGCCGGACTTGGCAATTTTGAGCGCATACGCGCCGCTAAAGCCGCGCCGCGCAATATCAAAACCATCTTCTGCGCTCGCGACGGCTTCATCAGCGAGAATGGCGGCTCGCCCGCGATGGCTAAGGCGCACCAGCGCGTCGCGGTCATGTGCGCTGACCGGCTGCTCAATCAAATCCACGCCCATCACTGACAGTTCGGCGCAGCCGCGCGCTGCCGTGCTGGCGTCCCAGGCCTGGTTTACGTCCACACGAATGCTGGCGCGGTCACCCAGCGCCTCAACAATGGCGCAGGTATGTGCCAGATCTGTCTCAAGATCGCGTGCGCCAATTTTAAGTTTAAAGGCACGGTGGCGGCCTTCGGCCAGCAGTTTCTCGCCTTCAGCGATGTCTTTTGCGGTGTCACCACTTGCCAGCGTCCACAGCACCGGCAGTCTCTCACTGAGCGCGCCGCCCAACAGCGCACTTACCGGCAAGCCCAGTGCTTTGCCTTTAGCATCAAGCAGCGCGGTTTCAATTGCGGATTTGGCGAAAGTGTTGCCCTTCACGGCGCTGTTGATACGCGCAAGCAGCGGGTTGATGTCGTCGGCAGGCTGCCCGATGAGCAGCGGTGCGAGGTAGTTGTCCAGCGCGGATTTAATGCCTTCCGGGCTTTCCACACCGTAGCTCAAACCGCCGATGGTGGTGGCCTCACCTAGCCCACAGATCCCGTCAGAACGGGTAAGGCGAAAAATAACCAGCGTCTGGCAGCCCATTGTGGTCATGGACAGTTTGTGGGGCCGGATGGTGGGCAGGTCCACCAGCCAGGTTTCAAGCCGTTCGATTGTTGCACTCATTGTCTTCCACCTGATGATGTCATCATCTCGTTCTTATAATCATGGGGTTAGCTGAAATACGTGAAAATTCACCTTCTTTCAGCGCTGATATGACAATAGGGCTGTGGTGCAGAAAGCGTCAACGGCGGTAATCGAAAAGTTGTGCGATTATCGGCTCATTTGTTACATTCAGGTTGTAAATGTGATCTTCGTGGGAAAATAAGCAGATTCCCGCCGCGGCAGCCGAGAGCTGGGTATAGTGGTGCTATCGCTACGATTCCGACGCCGGGAGAGAGCAATTGATGAATCAAAAAACGACCGGGGAACAGTTTCTTGACCCGCTGACGGGCGAAGATTGTCTTGCCGCAAGGCGCGACCCTAATTTTATGCTGTCGCTGGCCCGCGGGCTGGAGGTGCTTAACGCTTTTACGCCCCAACGCCAGCGTCTTACCATTTCACAACTCAGCCAGAAAACTCGCATTTCTCGTGCTGCCGTGCGCCGCTGTCTGTATACGCTGGCAAGCCTTGGCATGGTTCACAGCCCGGACGGGCGCAACTATGAGCTTTTGCCACGCGTACTGACGGTGGGCCATGCTTACCTTGCCGGTACGCCGCTGGCGAAAGTGGCGCAAACCAGTCTTGATGCGCTCAGTAAAACCCTTAATGAGTCTTGTTCCGTGGCCACACTCGACGGCGACAACGTGCTGTATATCGCCCGTACCGCAGTGGACAACATCCTCAGCATGGACATCGGGCGCGGTAGCCGCCTGCCCGCCTGGGTGACATCAATGGGCCGCGTGCTACTAAGCGCCCTGCCGGAAGACGAGCTTGAAGACTATCTCACGCGCGCAAAGCGAATACGCTATACCCAATACACGCTGGTTTCGCTTGAGGAGTTGCGCGAAGAGATTGGCCGCGTGCGCCGCCAGGGCTACGCGATTAACGATCAGCAGCTGGAAGTGGGCCTGCGTTCGGTAGCGGTGCCAATGCTGGCACGCGATGAGAAAGTGGTGGCGGCAATGAACGTGGGGGTGCATGCCTCCAGGATGTCGGTGGTGCAATTGCGAGAGGCGATTTTGCCGCCGCTGCGTCGGGCGGCGATGGAGTTGTCGATGAAGTTGTGAGTGGCGAATGGGATTCGCGGAGTATGGGGGTTGTGGGTTGTGGGTTGTGGGTTGTGGGTTGTGGGTTGTGGGTAAGATATTTGGGGTTGGGTGGGAAGTTCCGTTCACTTGAAGCTCGACATAAAACGGAGCTTCATTTGCGGTGAACGGGTTAAGGAGCGCTCCCGCGCGCTCCTTAACAATCCTCGCGGCCCCGCAAGGAAATCGCCGCTTCGCGGTGCGCTCACCTCCCGGCGCTGCGCCTGCGGCCGGCTCGACTCGACATCCTGTCTCGTTTCGCCTCAGCCCGCCATCCCTGGCGGGCTGACCTTGTCTTCACGCCTCCGGTTCGCCGATTTCAGCGGGGGTCAGCAAACCCACACTGTAAGCCTGTGCTTCTCAATAACGAAGAATGACGCTGTCAGCCTGCAAAAGTTAGCCTGCAAAAATAAAGCAGGCGTTTCTGTCTTGTCTTCCGGCCTTGGGCTTGCCGATCTCAGCGGGGGCAACAACCCCACACTGTAAACCTGGGCTTCTCAATAGCGGAGCATGACGCTGTTAGCCTGCAAAAATAAAGCAGGCGTTTCTGTTTGTCTCGCGGCCTTGGGCTTGCTGATTTCAGCGGGGGTCAGCAACCCCACACTGTAAGCCTGTGCTTCTCAACAACGGAGCATGACGCTGTCAGCCTGCAAAAATAAAGCAGGCATTTCTGTATTGTCTTCCGGCCTTGGGCTTGCCGAAGTCAGCAACCCCACGCTGTAAGCCTGTTCACTTTAAAAGCAAGTGAGAACGCTGTCAGACTGCAAAATGACGTAATTCGCCTGCCAAAATCGTGCGTTACCGATCGATCTCTTGTCGGGCTGTCGCTTCCTCACCGTGCTCCCTGACTTAAGGCTTAAAAGCGACCTCACTTTAGCGCCTGTAAAATGGCGTAGCCCGCCTTAATGCGAGCCGGATTTGGGTAGTTTTTGTTGGCTAACATCACGATGCCAAGCTGTTTTTGCGGGATAAACGCCACATAGGCACCAAAACCGTTGGTGGAGCCGGTTTTATGGATCCATGAGGCAGATAATCCAGGCTCAGGTGGGTTGATTGCCTGTGCCGGGCGTGCCGCCAGCGCGTTTTCAGCGCCGTTTAGCATGGCATCAAGGTTTACTGGCCAGTTGAACATTTCCCATCCCAGCCCCTGATACATTTCATCGACATGCCAGTAGCGCGTCTGGGCCATTTCAACGCCCTGCTTCAACGTCGGCGCGGTAATAGTCTGCGGTGCCATATTGGCCACAAGCCAGGTCGCCATGTCCTGCACGCTCGATTTCACACCGTAAGATTCAGCATCCAGCATGCCTGGATTGACGCGCATCGGCTGATTATCACGATAACCCCACGCGTAATCTTTTTCTTCAGACGCGGGAACCGAAATCCAGGTCTGTGTCAGCCCCAGCGGTTTAAATACCCGTTGCGTCATCGCCTGCTCAAAACTCAACCCTGACGGCTTAACCGCCAGTGCACCAAACAGGCCAATGCTGCTGTTAGCGTACTGACGCCTTTCGCCCGGTGCCCATTGCGGCTGCCAGTTTTGATAAAACGCCAGTAATCCGGCGTTGTCCTTCACGTTGTCTGGTACCTGGAGCGGCAGCCCACCTGCGGTGTAGGTCGCAAGCTCCAGTAGCGTAATTCCCTGCCACTGTTTGCCGCTGAGCGCAGGCCAGTACTGGCTGGCAGCATCACTCAGGCGAATATCACCGCGCGCAACGCTGTCGCCGCCAAGCACGCCAGTAAAGGTTTTGCTGACAGAGCCAAGCTCAAATAACGTGCGGGTGGTTACCGGGCGATGTCGGGAGACATCAGCCTCACCAAAGGTGAAATAATACGGTTTGCCCTGATAAATCACCGCAACCGCCATACCCGCAATAGCCTGTTCTTTCATCAGCGGTGTAATGTTGTCGTTAACAATGCGACGAAGCGCATCGGGCGCAGGAGACGCTAATGCCGCCTGAGGGCTGAGTAAGGCAGTCAGGGTAAGTGCGACAAGAGACAATGTGGCTTTCATCAAAATTAATGCTCCAGGCAGAAATCACATCGCCCTGGGTTGTTTGCCATAAAGATGTGGCATTACGCGCAAGTCACGGATGTGAAAATAAAATATGCGCTGATAATAGCATTTTTGACGTGTAGCTGTTTCAAAAAGACAGGAACTGAAAAAGCGCCGGGTACGGCGTTACCCCTATCCGGCGCTGATAACAGGCTCGAAGTAAAGAGTTATTTAAAAATCAGGCGCTGGATTAACCGCACCGTCTTTGTGGACAGTGAGATTATTAAACACGTCCTTCGCGGCAAAAAGGCCGTTCAGCGCTGACGGAAAACCCGCATACACGGCCATTTGCATAATGACTTCGATGACCTCCTGTTCAGAACAGCCAACGTTTAGCGCAGCCGCAATATGTACCTTAAGCTGGGGCGTGGCGTTTGCCATCGCGGTAAGGGCAGCCACAGTGGCAAGTTCTCTGGTGCGTAAATCCAGCCCAGGACGTGAGTAAATATCGCCAAAAGGGAATTCAATCAGTAAGTCGGCGAAGTCTGGTGCAATGTCACGTACGCTGGCAATAACATGTTCACCCGCATTACCGTCAATTTCTTTAAGCTTTTCCCAGCCCTTAAAATACCGTTCACTTTTCATGTTGGTTTCTCCCGTTAGCAGACCTCGAGAGACTATTTTTTATTGCTGACCATGACCAATACTCTTTATGTGATACCCTACAGGTATGAGCAAACGTATAGAACTGCGGCACTTTCGCTACTTTGTCACGTTGAGTGAAACGCTTAATTTCACCCAAGCCGCCAGGCTATTACACATCTCTCAACCTCCCCTGAGCCGGCAAATCAAAGAGCTGGAATCCCTCTTGCGTGTAGAACTGTTTCACCGAAGCAAGACACGCGTTACGCTAACGCACGCGGGTGAAGCATTTCTTGCAGAAGCCAAACGGGTATTACAACAGGTGG
Coding sequences:
- a CDS encoding muconate cycloisomerase encodes the protein MSATIERLETWLVDLPTIRPHKLSMTTMGCQTLVIFRLTRSDGICGLGEATTIGGLSYGVESPEGIKSALDNYLAPLLIGQPADDINPLLARINSAVKGNTFAKSAIETALLDAKGKALGLPVSALLGGALSERLPVLWTLASGDTAKDIAEGEKLLAEGRHRAFKLKIGARDLETDLAHTCAIVEALGDRASIRVDVNQAWDASTAARGCAELSVMGVDLIEQPVSAHDRDALVRLSHRGRAAILADEAVASAEDGFDIARRGFSGAYALKIAKSGGPASVLRLAHVAQAAGIGLYGGTMLEGTIGTVASLHAWSTLPMQWGTEMFGPLLLKDDIVARPLAFADACVTLPQTPGLGVALDEDKLRHYSRK
- a CDS encoding helix-turn-helix domain-containing protein, whose product is MLSLARGLEVLNAFTPQRQRLTISQLSQKTRISRAAVRRCLYTLASLGMVHSPDGRNYELLPRVLTVGHAYLAGTPLAKVAQTSLDALSKTLNESCSVATLDGDNVLYIARTAVDNILSMDIGRGSRLPAWVTSMGRVLLSALPEDELEDYLTRAKRIRYTQYTLVSLEELREEIGRVRRQGYAINDQQLEVGLRSVAVPMLARDEKVVAAMNVGVHASRMSVVQLREAILPPLRRAAMELSMKL
- a CDS encoding beta-lactamase; the encoded protein is MKATLSLVALTLTALLSPQAALASPAPDALRRIVNDNITPLMKEQAIAGMAVAVIYQGKPYYFTFGEADVSRHRPVTTRTLFELGSVSKTFTGVLGGDSVARGDIRLSDAASQYWPALSGKQWQGITLLELATYTAGGLPLQVPDNVKDNAGLLAFYQNWQPQWAPGERRQYANSSIGLFGALAVKPSGLSFEQAMTQRVFKPLGLTQTWISVPASEEKDYAWGYRDNQPMRVNPGMLDAESYGVKSSVQDMATWLVANMAPQTITAPTLKQGVEMAQTRYWHVDEMYQGLGWEMFNWPVNLDAMLNGAENALAARPAQAINPPEPGLSASWIHKTGSTNGFGAYVAFIPQKQLGIVMLANKNYPNPARIKAGYAILQALK
- a CDS encoding carboxymuconolactone decarboxylase family protein, encoding MKSERYFKGWEKLKEIDGNAGEHVIASVRDIAPDFADLLIEFPFGDIYSRPGLDLRTRELATVAALTAMANATPQLKVHIAAALNVGCSEQEVIEVIMQMAVYAGFPSALNGLFAAKDVFNNLTVHKDGAVNPAPDF